In the genome of Arthrobacter sp. D5-1, one region contains:
- a CDS encoding ParA family protein, with protein sequence MPRSSLHAPANFTQNRARAIERVISFANGKGGVGKTTTAANVGGYVALAGSRVLMVDLDPQGDLARDLGYERQNGRELFQALIAGTTPLVLHNVRENLDVIPGGQELEDIQGLMVSRSSRSDAADFGDMLYAVLAPLADDYDLILIDTPPGERVLVEGAFAISSAVVIPTKSDDASIDGVERIARRFMAVRDRNPALQLAGIVLFGVGPRSMRLERSVRDTLAEMLGEVAPVFETRIRSLESASADARRKGLLFHELEGAVTDAQKKRLKALRAGEKPTDGFFSRNAGGLAEEFEQLTGEILARLNTIESEELV encoded by the coding sequence ATGCCACGATCTTCGCTACACGCACCGGCAAACTTCACACAGAATCGAGCACGGGCAATTGAACGTGTGATCTCTTTCGCCAACGGCAAGGGGGGAGTAGGCAAAACTACTACCGCGGCCAACGTTGGTGGCTACGTAGCGCTTGCAGGCTCAAGAGTCCTAATGGTGGACCTGGACCCGCAGGGAGATCTGGCCAGGGACCTTGGATATGAGCGACAGAACGGACGCGAGCTGTTCCAAGCGTTGATCGCAGGCACCACTCCGCTTGTACTTCACAACGTCCGAGAGAACCTCGACGTTATACCGGGTGGTCAAGAACTAGAAGACATCCAGGGTCTAATGGTTTCCCGTTCCAGTCGCTCGGACGCAGCCGACTTCGGTGACATGCTCTACGCAGTGTTGGCGCCGTTGGCCGACGATTATGACCTTATCCTGATTGACACCCCACCGGGGGAGAGGGTGTTGGTCGAGGGAGCATTCGCCATCTCAAGCGCCGTCGTGATTCCAACGAAGTCAGATGACGCCAGCATTGACGGGGTAGAACGTATCGCACGGCGGTTCATGGCCGTGCGGGACCGGAACCCAGCGCTGCAGCTAGCCGGCATTGTGCTCTTTGGCGTCGGACCACGGTCGATGAGACTTGAGCGCAGTGTAAGAGACACCCTCGCTGAGATGCTTGGAGAAGTAGCCCCAGTATTCGAAACAAGGATCCGTAGTCTTGAAAGTGCAAGTGCAGACGCCCGGCGTAAGGGGTTACTTTTCCACGAACTTGAGGGAGCAGTTACGGATGCTCAAAAGAAACGCCTCAAGGCACTCCGGGCGGGGGAGAAGCCCACGGATGGTTTCTTTTCCCGTAATGCTGGGGGACTGGCAGAAGAGTTCGAGCAGCTGACAGGCGAAATCCTGGCACGACTGAACACGATCGAAAGCGAGGAGCTCGTATGA
- a CDS encoding MarR family transcriptional regulator: protein MSRDHSLASEAAQAWAALAPLLAGQPRIRLSRDGGKTYPQKHERALTETLPTFPAAVRIFGKDGTCSAIFLDFDSSIAGIDWVEADVKSLQSWLHNCGARWIEDHSPNGGRHVYIPLETKVSFSEARDVVEALGTRYRTLDKSPHQNLLHGCMRTPGSPHKRGGHQELAMSLSMAYDVARRPNKVQVWEAIRQDLNDEITSVRALRLERPSSPDNRDPGAPQMIGRMSRAMQQMALSGLYDANRYASDSEARQAILTAAAAAGMKLVDVQRRVLQGVWPGLASFYARYTSHHRLPSLKRDWNNAVDYLRKNQGSRTGNNNARKSPTSQPSTQPPLGTSTDLDPGSEHRYLRSWRNALLLREPAYASSRTGLARRMVLRALGAAAHMTASRFVEFGDRSIAVATGLDHTTVGSHLRALRAESDPLVTLVERGRGTKGDLYMLTIPEGLRAAAEDLTWRKGKIHSLRPVFRELGLPAAFVYEALESTPGLTTTELVVQTKLSRTAVSESLEVLAAWNMISRNGARAWMIVATTSLQELAECFGVVDAVAAQLQRYRIERIVWREWLSKNVNTVAEFLSPTDDYPWETFEGPPDEWSLADMAFTRAT, encoded by the coding sequence GTGTCCCGCGACCATTCCCTGGCCTCCGAAGCCGCCCAAGCGTGGGCCGCGCTTGCGCCTCTTCTCGCAGGTCAACCCCGTATTCGGCTGTCCCGAGACGGCGGTAAGACCTATCCCCAAAAGCACGAACGCGCGCTGACTGAGACGCTCCCCACTTTTCCTGCGGCGGTCCGGATCTTCGGAAAAGACGGCACCTGCTCGGCCATCTTCCTTGACTTCGACTCCTCTATTGCAGGAATCGACTGGGTAGAAGCGGATGTGAAGTCCCTCCAATCGTGGCTTCACAACTGTGGCGCCCGGTGGATTGAAGATCACTCCCCCAATGGTGGCCGGCACGTTTACATACCCCTGGAGACAAAGGTTTCCTTTTCCGAGGCCCGTGACGTTGTCGAGGCACTTGGCACGCGATACCGGACATTGGATAAATCACCACACCAAAACCTTCTCCACGGGTGCATGCGCACACCAGGATCACCCCACAAACGTGGCGGGCACCAAGAACTCGCCATGAGCCTCAGCATGGCGTACGACGTTGCCCGACGCCCAAACAAGGTTCAGGTCTGGGAAGCAATACGCCAAGACTTGAACGATGAAATCACCAGCGTACGGGCCCTGAGACTGGAGCGGCCGTCATCCCCGGACAATAGAGATCCGGGAGCACCGCAGATGATCGGGCGGATGTCCAGGGCAATGCAGCAGATGGCGCTGTCGGGCCTTTACGACGCGAACCGGTACGCCTCCGACTCAGAAGCCCGTCAGGCTATCCTGACAGCCGCGGCCGCCGCAGGAATGAAACTCGTCGACGTACAACGACGGGTCCTCCAAGGTGTTTGGCCCGGACTGGCATCGTTCTACGCCCGCTACACCTCCCATCACCGTCTCCCATCCTTGAAACGGGACTGGAACAACGCGGTCGACTACCTACGAAAAAACCAAGGCTCAAGGACAGGGAATAACAATGCCCGTAAATCCCCCACAAGCCAGCCAAGTACACAGCCCCCACTAGGAACCTCGACAGACTTAGATCCCGGCAGCGAGCACCGCTACTTGCGATCCTGGAGAAACGCCCTGCTACTGCGGGAGCCCGCCTACGCTAGCTCCCGAACTGGTCTGGCACGTCGAATGGTTCTAAGAGCTCTGGGAGCGGCAGCCCATATGACAGCATCCCGATTTGTTGAGTTCGGTGACCGCTCAATTGCCGTGGCGACAGGGCTGGATCATACGACCGTCGGCTCTCATTTGAGGGCTCTGCGTGCTGAGAGTGATCCGTTGGTGACGTTGGTAGAACGTGGCCGGGGAACCAAAGGTGACCTGTACATGTTGACGATCCCTGAAGGCCTCCGTGCAGCAGCCGAGGATCTAACGTGGCGAAAAGGAAAGATTCACTCGCTCAGGCCGGTTTTCAGGGAGCTGGGCTTGCCCGCAGCGTTCGTCTACGAAGCGCTGGAGAGCACGCCAGGGCTCACAACGACGGAATTGGTCGTTCAGACAAAGCTGTCCAGAACTGCCGTGAGCGAAAGCCTCGAGGTCCTGGCAGCTTGGAACATGATTTCCAGGAACGGCGCCCGAGCCTGGATGATCGTTGCCACGACCTCTCTCCAAGAGCTTGCAGAATGCTTCGGTGTGGTGGACGCTGTAGCTGCCCAACTTCAGAGATATCGTATTGAACGAATCGTTTGGCGGGAGTGGCTCTCAAAGAACGTGAACACAGTCGCGGAGTTCCTCTCCCCCACGGACGATTACCCATGGGAAACCTTTGAAGGGCCACCAGATGAGTGGAGCCTAGCCGACATGGCCTTCACGAGAGCGACGTGA
- a CDS encoding SCO6880 family protein encodes MAAINTEYKEPSYGNWRVPRSAGLANLSALSTVIFFGGLLAGIISFAIWGLFVGLGVLAFAGLSLLLLTVKDKHGQSVVDRAGTRLAFKISRSSGTNLYRSGPLGVTPWGMYQLPGLAAKSTLYEFTDSYKRPFALLHVPTTGHFTVIFSTEPDGASLVDPEQVDAWVANWGGWLAGLADEAGLDAAAVTIETAPDSGYRLRNEVLMNIDPEAPAFAREMLNEVVATYPEGSATVRAWVSLTFNAAIRTGAKKRTPEEVARDLASRIPGLSARLQSTGAGIARPTTAQELCEVVRIAYDPPAALIIDEAHAAGSPVSLTWGEVGPTAHQSNWENYRHDSAFSASWTMTGAPRGSVNSSVLSRLLAPHGDVDRKRVSLLYRPMDSARAAAVVEQDQNNANVRITSGTRPSARALVDARSAAQTAQEEAQGAGLVNFGVVVTATVTDRERLPDAVAAVEQSSGSARLLLRPAYGAQDTVFAASLPLGLVLPEHSMVPSEIKDAL; translated from the coding sequence GTGGCAGCAATTAACACCGAATACAAAGAACCGTCCTACGGCAACTGGCGCGTACCGCGCTCAGCCGGGCTGGCCAACCTCAGCGCGCTCAGTACAGTCATCTTCTTTGGCGGGTTGTTGGCGGGCATTATCAGCTTCGCTATTTGGGGCCTGTTCGTCGGCCTGGGCGTCCTTGCCTTTGCCGGTCTCAGCTTGCTGTTGCTGACAGTCAAGGACAAGCATGGCCAGTCCGTTGTTGACCGTGCCGGCACTCGTTTGGCTTTCAAGATCTCCCGTTCCTCGGGGACGAATCTCTACCGTTCCGGCCCGCTCGGCGTAACGCCGTGGGGCATGTACCAGCTCCCCGGGTTGGCTGCGAAGTCGACCCTGTACGAGTTCACTGATTCCTACAAGCGCCCGTTCGCCCTGCTGCACGTACCCACCACGGGCCACTTCACCGTGATCTTCTCCACCGAACCTGACGGGGCATCACTGGTTGACCCTGAGCAAGTCGATGCGTGGGTCGCGAACTGGGGCGGCTGGCTCGCCGGACTGGCCGATGAGGCCGGGCTGGACGCCGCAGCTGTCACGATCGAGACCGCCCCGGACTCGGGGTACCGGCTGCGGAACGAAGTACTGATGAACATCGACCCGGAAGCACCCGCGTTCGCCCGGGAGATGCTGAACGAGGTTGTGGCCACCTACCCGGAAGGATCGGCAACGGTCCGCGCCTGGGTTTCGTTGACGTTCAACGCCGCGATCCGTACAGGTGCGAAGAAGCGGACGCCTGAAGAAGTCGCCCGTGACCTGGCCTCCCGGATCCCCGGCCTTTCGGCACGGCTGCAGTCCACCGGGGCCGGGATCGCCCGCCCGACAACCGCGCAGGAACTCTGCGAGGTTGTACGGATCGCCTACGATCCTCCCGCAGCGCTGATCATCGATGAAGCCCATGCTGCCGGGTCCCCGGTGTCCCTGACCTGGGGCGAGGTCGGACCCACCGCGCACCAGTCCAACTGGGAGAACTACCGGCACGATTCCGCGTTCTCGGCGTCCTGGACCATGACAGGTGCCCCGCGTGGATCGGTGAATTCCTCGGTCCTGTCCCGGTTGCTGGCCCCGCACGGGGACGTTGACCGCAAGCGCGTGTCCCTGCTGTACCGTCCGATGGATTCGGCTCGGGCCGCTGCCGTGGTGGAACAGGATCAGAACAACGCCAACGTTCGTATCACCTCCGGAACCCGCCCGTCCGCCCGCGCCTTGGTTGATGCGCGATCAGCGGCGCAGACCGCGCAGGAAGAAGCACAAGGGGCCGGGTTGGTGAACTTCGGTGTGGTCGTCACGGCCACCGTGACGGATCGGGAACGTCTTCCAGACGCTGTGGCTGCTGTGGAACAGAGTTCCGGTAGCGCCAGGTTGTTGCTGCGTCCCGCTTACGGTGCGCAGGACACGGTGTTCGCCGCGTCCCTGCCTCTGGGCTTGGTGCTGCCCGAGCACAGCATGGTCCCGTCCGAGATTAAGGATGCACTGTAA
- a CDS encoding DUF6668 family protein, producing MQLSLNPWVTSPAESIEEETPDVHVPPAAVISTPLKGMVEPDTADRLASRTITGTAALWVVGSHGGAGESRTADLLEGARPTGHCWPVLQDGSKPRVLLVCRADMRGLTAAQSALTQWASGAAPAVELLGLAVLADAPGKTPKALRDFTAIVGGGAPRLWTLPWVEAWRHGDSTTTPTAREYQRFITDVTALVTETSPSTNH from the coding sequence ATGCAACTGTCCCTGAACCCCTGGGTCACCAGCCCGGCCGAGAGCATCGAAGAAGAAACACCTGACGTGCACGTCCCGCCGGCTGCCGTGATCAGCACACCGCTCAAGGGCATGGTCGAACCTGACACCGCAGATCGTCTGGCCAGCCGCACCATCACCGGCACCGCCGCTCTGTGGGTCGTCGGGAGCCATGGTGGAGCCGGTGAAAGCCGCACCGCTGACCTGCTCGAGGGAGCACGCCCGACCGGGCACTGCTGGCCTGTCCTGCAGGACGGCAGCAAGCCCCGCGTGCTGTTGGTTTGTCGTGCAGACATGCGCGGCCTCACCGCCGCTCAAAGCGCTTTGACGCAATGGGCCTCCGGTGCCGCCCCTGCTGTGGAGTTGCTCGGCCTCGCCGTCCTCGCGGACGCGCCGGGAAAGACACCCAAAGCGCTCCGCGATTTCACGGCCATCGTCGGCGGGGGAGCGCCCCGTCTCTGGACTCTTCCCTGGGTCGAGGCATGGCGGCACGGAGACTCCACCACAACACCAACGGCCCGCGAATACCAACGCTTCATCACCGACGTAACCGCCCTGGTTACCGAAACCAGCCCAAGCACCAACCACTGA
- a CDS encoding CHAP domain-containing protein yields MRRKSLGLLALIAVPSLFFGLIFSFVLLLAPAKPAAADCGPVSVVVDGNTKVDGYSAEQLKNAAAVMGAGKALNLSVKGQTISIMVALGESGLRVLDYGDGPGPDSRGLFQQRDNGAWGSYRDRMDPTISATNFIKALQAVPGWELLEPTIAGNKVQRNADPYHYQKYWPEAVKIVQALSDGKFSVEGSDCGIPGKSGAGDDYPWKDSPTWLQVGAGSAAASPLGMFYRECVDFALWRVNQQMGSTSAPFKFLNGTFRPDGQGLGSALTWKAGWDAKGWPSGKTPRVGAVVWYAPGTGGSDPTFGHVAVVKEVKDDGTYVEEGYNGNPPPDDHNYYTRTVKSSVPSAFLYLPNQEEKK; encoded by the coding sequence ATGCGGCGTAAGTCGCTGGGTCTCCTGGCTCTTATTGCCGTCCCCAGCCTGTTCTTTGGGCTGATCTTCTCATTCGTCCTGCTGCTGGCACCGGCGAAACCTGCTGCAGCTGATTGCGGCCCGGTGTCGGTTGTCGTTGACGGCAACACGAAGGTTGATGGGTATTCAGCGGAGCAGTTGAAGAACGCCGCCGCTGTCATGGGAGCAGGCAAGGCGCTGAACCTTTCAGTGAAGGGCCAGACCATCAGCATCATGGTTGCCCTGGGGGAGTCGGGGCTGCGTGTCCTGGACTACGGGGACGGTCCCGGCCCGGATTCCCGTGGCCTGTTCCAGCAGCGCGACAACGGCGCGTGGGGCTCCTACAGGGACCGCATGGACCCGACCATCAGTGCCACGAACTTCATCAAGGCCCTGCAGGCTGTACCGGGCTGGGAGCTGTTGGAACCGACCATCGCCGGTAACAAGGTCCAGCGCAACGCCGACCCGTACCACTATCAGAAGTACTGGCCCGAAGCGGTCAAAATCGTCCAGGCCCTCTCGGACGGGAAGTTCTCCGTTGAAGGAAGCGACTGCGGGATCCCGGGCAAGTCCGGAGCCGGAGATGACTACCCCTGGAAGGACTCTCCGACCTGGTTGCAGGTCGGGGCAGGCTCAGCTGCTGCCTCGCCTTTGGGCATGTTCTACCGCGAGTGCGTGGACTTCGCCTTGTGGCGGGTGAACCAGCAGATGGGTTCCACCAGTGCACCGTTCAAGTTCCTCAACGGGACCTTCCGCCCGGACGGGCAGGGTCTCGGCTCTGCTTTGACGTGGAAGGCCGGCTGGGATGCCAAGGGCTGGCCCTCCGGTAAGACACCCCGCGTTGGCGCTGTCGTCTGGTACGCCCCGGGCACCGGGGGATCGGACCCGACGTTCGGCCACGTGGCCGTGGTCAAGGAAGTCAAAGACGACGGGACCTACGTCGAGGAAGGCTACAACGGCAACCCGCCCCCGGATGACCACAACTACTACACCCGGACCGTCAAAAGCAGTGTTCCCTCCGCGTTCCTGTACCTGCCCAACCAAGAGGAGAAGAAGTGA
- a CDS encoding helicase associated domain-containing protein: MPVRYCARVIAAGDNGPLPDDGFKRRGPLAKEAIQTLDASFPGWLDGISLNVERHWQKRATDYIEWVKENGRHPHRSAWDPKERALAGWVARQRLHAKKRQYPHRIRELNARLPEWNCPP; the protein is encoded by the coding sequence TTGCCGGTGCGATACTGTGCCCGTGTCATCGCTGCTGGAGATAATGGGCCGCTACCAGATGACGGCTTCAAGAGGCGCGGCCCGCTCGCCAAAGAAGCTATTCAGACGCTCGATGCGTCCTTCCCCGGGTGGCTGGACGGCATCTCGCTCAACGTCGAACGCCACTGGCAAAAGCGGGCCACCGACTATATCGAATGGGTCAAGGAGAACGGAAGGCACCCGCACCGCAGCGCCTGGGACCCCAAAGAACGGGCACTGGCCGGTTGGGTCGCCAGACAACGGCTCCATGCAAAGAAGCGCCAATACCCTCACCGCATCAGGGAACTCAACGCACGTCTGCCCGAATGGAACTGCCCACCCTAG
- a CDS encoding chromosome partitioning protein ParA — MSTASTEVLAFPNIKAIVRDNGTAEVVVAGNSRVVPDGDTMQDLRNNALALVVGEAQTLQRPVRVQIEDPEGHGELIVHPDNKIESVSYEPRPARRRAQAPATTPETVSPAVIETVPVTAPEPIPAPAQPATVEATAAAVDRQPWPPTPVEADVTTDIQVSSGPASSTTQRIIDAKEPQAAVTGPEEPATRRSLKETSFLVSAPVLEPATQGWRGTLTRLGFRMDPSPEELSEREDIRTVSQHWPGPRTIAVVNRKGGANKTPTVVMLSAILARYSGAATVAWDNNESQGTLGWRTEKGAHNRSVLDLIDSSTELLSPSTNAAEIAKFVHHQTADKFDVLRSDENEEGDHEVTAEEVDIAHQVLTRYYRLVVMDSGNTARAANWRRMIDHTNQLVVPVTAIEDRAEAARLTLQTLESRGGHDAELARNAVVIVSESTDAKRSMTGDALKRAKAEAQRIADGFEPFVRTVVRIPYDPALVNGPIRYEALQPATQRAWLAAAAAVAEGF; from the coding sequence ATGAGTACTGCATCAACTGAGGTCCTGGCCTTTCCCAACATCAAGGCCATCGTCCGCGACAACGGAACCGCCGAAGTCGTCGTCGCCGGTAACTCCCGCGTCGTCCCCGACGGGGATACCATGCAAGACCTCCGGAACAACGCCCTCGCCCTCGTCGTGGGCGAAGCACAGACGCTGCAGCGCCCGGTACGGGTCCAGATCGAGGATCCCGAAGGACACGGCGAACTGATCGTGCACCCGGACAACAAGATCGAATCCGTCTCTTACGAGCCGCGCCCGGCACGCCGCCGGGCCCAGGCCCCCGCGACCACGCCCGAGACCGTATCACCGGCCGTCATTGAAACAGTCCCCGTAACGGCCCCGGAACCGATCCCTGCTCCCGCACAGCCCGCCACCGTCGAAGCTACGGCAGCGGCAGTGGACCGCCAGCCGTGGCCGCCCACGCCCGTAGAAGCCGATGTAACGACGGATATCCAGGTCAGCTCCGGGCCTGCCAGCTCAACCACGCAGCGGATCATCGATGCAAAAGAACCGCAGGCCGCTGTGACCGGTCCTGAGGAACCGGCAACACGGCGCAGCTTGAAGGAAACCTCGTTCCTGGTCAGCGCTCCGGTCCTGGAGCCAGCCACACAGGGCTGGCGGGGGACACTGACCCGGCTCGGTTTCCGCATGGACCCCTCTCCTGAAGAGCTGTCCGAACGCGAAGATATCCGCACCGTGAGCCAGCACTGGCCCGGTCCCCGGACCATCGCCGTGGTCAACCGCAAGGGCGGGGCAAACAAGACACCCACTGTCGTGATGCTCTCTGCCATCCTTGCCCGCTACAGCGGCGCGGCCACCGTCGCCTGGGACAACAACGAATCCCAAGGCACCCTGGGCTGGCGCACGGAAAAGGGCGCGCACAACCGCAGCGTCCTGGACCTGATCGATTCCTCCACGGAACTGCTGTCCCCGTCCACGAACGCAGCCGAAATCGCTAAGTTCGTGCACCACCAGACGGCAGACAAGTTCGACGTGCTGCGCTCAGATGAGAACGAAGAAGGCGACCACGAAGTCACCGCCGAGGAAGTCGACATCGCCCACCAGGTGCTGACCCGTTACTACCGGCTGGTGGTCATGGACTCCGGTAACACCGCCCGGGCTGCGAACTGGCGTCGGATGATCGACCACACCAACCAGCTGGTCGTTCCGGTCACCGCTATCGAGGACCGCGCAGAGGCCGCCAGACTGACACTGCAGACTCTGGAATCCCGTGGTGGCCACGACGCTGAACTGGCCCGCAACGCCGTCGTCATCGTCTCTGAATCGACCGATGCCAAGCGCAGCATGACCGGCGACGCCCTCAAGCGAGCAAAGGCCGAAGCCCAACGGATCGCTGACGGATTTGAGCCGTTCGTCCGGACAGTCGTCCGAATTCCCTACGACCCCGCCCTGGTCAACGGCCCCATCCGCTACGAAGCCCTCCAGCCCGCAACCCAACGGGCATGGCTGGCCGCAGCTGCCGCCGTCGCCGAAGGCTTCTAA
- a CDS encoding helix-turn-helix transcriptional regulator has protein sequence MTQISMGIGRRIGTFRRREGLSAQDLAEDSGMSRSVIANIETGRREDITVSELMALSKALRVPPVAILFDVTRPLAPVPASSDGEPEIMPMRTIDLVDWFAGIDGPAEWSYDRAAMEEELAVNGPAVMPVTGLVLEATYSDSGWDAIRLLTVGRQLRTARETHAELIRDFAFDVKTGSFGWEPDPDEHRHLMDAVSDLVDIEVAIPLEEFVNKVKEIAPGKASDAETAVRRLRSSAQDLRRFKGLLKSLGGDAGESPLKTDDEHSFPSFGREQILTLWTRMKFQFMRDLVDGDFNPKKHRTYDQIQRAIKTGKLRRKPEQSQ, from the coding sequence ATGACACAAATTTCGATGGGGATCGGTCGGCGTATCGGTACTTTCCGTAGGCGAGAGGGTCTATCAGCCCAAGATCTGGCAGAAGACTCAGGAATGTCCCGGTCGGTCATAGCCAATATCGAGACAGGGCGGCGCGAAGACATCACGGTTAGCGAGCTGATGGCCCTATCCAAGGCCTTGCGGGTACCCCCCGTCGCTATTCTCTTTGACGTAACGCGGCCGCTCGCACCAGTACCAGCTTCGAGCGATGGTGAGCCTGAGATTATGCCTATGAGAACTATCGATCTCGTGGACTGGTTTGCAGGCATAGACGGTCCGGCGGAGTGGAGCTACGATCGTGCGGCCATGGAGGAAGAACTCGCAGTTAATGGACCGGCGGTGATGCCGGTGACCGGTCTGGTCTTGGAAGCCACCTATAGCGACAGCGGGTGGGACGCAATCCGGCTCTTAACGGTCGGGCGGCAGCTTCGAACCGCCAGAGAGACCCATGCCGAGCTGATCCGGGACTTCGCATTTGACGTAAAGACGGGGAGTTTCGGTTGGGAACCCGACCCGGACGAGCATCGGCATCTAATGGACGCCGTGAGTGATCTGGTTGATATCGAAGTGGCCATCCCGCTGGAAGAATTCGTGAACAAAGTTAAAGAGATTGCTCCCGGCAAGGCCTCTGATGCTGAGACAGCGGTGCGACGTCTGCGCTCCTCCGCCCAAGACCTTCGCCGCTTCAAGGGTCTACTGAAATCCCTGGGCGGAGACGCGGGCGAGTCCCCTCTAAAGACAGATGACGAGCACTCGTTTCCCTCCTTCGGCCGAGAGCAGATCCTCACGCTGTGGACCCGGATGAAGTTTCAGTTCATGCGGGATCTCGTGGACGGCGACTTCAATCCCAAGAAGCACCGGACATACGATCAAATCCAAAGGGCAATCAAGACAGGAAAGCTACGCCGCAAACCGGAACAATCCCAATAG
- a CDS encoding helix-turn-helix domain-containing protein, with the protein MFSNSTKVAIVGYLAKSGPATRGEVAKGLEIGVPTAQNNLVQLEAEGVLMADPPASEERNGQRVRYTVDADEVARRYSILGRALGLDEVQPED; encoded by the coding sequence GTGTTCAGCAACTCAACAAAAGTGGCCATTGTTGGCTACCTTGCTAAATCGGGGCCGGCCACCAGGGGTGAAGTGGCCAAGGGGCTGGAAATTGGGGTCCCGACGGCACAGAACAACCTGGTGCAACTGGAGGCCGAGGGGGTACTAATGGCGGATCCGCCGGCCTCAGAAGAGCGGAATGGCCAGCGGGTCAGGTACACCGTCGACGCCGATGAGGTGGCCCGACGCTACTCCATCCTGGGTCGGGCACTTGGCCTCGACGAAGTCCAACCTGAGGACTAG
- a CDS encoding recombinase family protein, with the protein MRLLGYTRVSTASQDAQLQLDSLTASGVQRRDIFSDVTSGSKNARERPGMKKLLEYAQTGDTVVVWRVDRLGRSLVDVLNTVDLLRDRGVELRSISDGIDPATTTGRLMLNMLATLAEYERELITERVNAGIAAARAGGTRFGRPVMDPAVVADKLAIVKEARAKGKTAAEAAGLVGWSRATLYRHQQTIQIEAAIAASDGAVR; encoded by the coding sequence ATGAGATTACTGGGGTACACGAGGGTAAGCACGGCGTCCCAGGATGCGCAGCTGCAGCTGGACTCGCTCACCGCCTCGGGTGTGCAACGACGTGACATCTTCTCTGATGTGACTTCCGGCAGCAAGAACGCAAGGGAACGGCCGGGGATGAAGAAACTCCTTGAGTACGCTCAGACTGGAGACACTGTGGTGGTGTGGCGGGTCGATCGTTTGGGGCGTTCCTTGGTGGATGTATTGAACACGGTGGATTTGCTGCGCGACAGGGGAGTGGAGCTCCGCTCGATCTCTGATGGCATCGACCCGGCAACCACTACGGGCCGGCTGATGCTGAATATGCTGGCCACTTTGGCGGAATACGAACGCGAACTGATCACCGAGCGGGTGAATGCCGGCATTGCCGCTGCCCGGGCCGGGGGGACGAGGTTCGGCCGGCCAGTGATGGACCCTGCGGTTGTGGCCGACAAGCTGGCCATCGTCAAGGAGGCCCGGGCGAAGGGTAAAACAGCTGCAGAAGCCGCTGGCCTGGTGGGGTGGAGCCGGGCGACCCTCTATCGTCACCAGCAAACAATCCAGATTGAGGCAGCTATAGCCGCGAGTGACGGGGCAGTTCGGTGA